From one Agathobaculum sp. NTUH-O15-33 genomic stretch:
- a CDS encoding helix-turn-helix domain-containing protein, translated as MKDILKEIERLRLDRDWTEYELAKHAGLSQSTISTWYRKQQIPTIHTLEKVCKGFHITLSQFFAEGDDAISLTEEQKVLLDNWSALNARQQEMILNLLKGL; from the coding sequence ATGAAAGATATCCTAAAAGAAATAGAAAGACTTCGGTTGGATCGTGACTGGACGGAATATGAACTGGCCAAGCACGCCGGGTTATCTCAATCGACCATATCAACATGGTATCGTAAGCAGCAAATACCTACCATACATACGCTGGAAAAGGTCTGCAAGGGTTTCCACATTACATTATCACAGTTTTTTGCAGAGGGCGACGATGCAATATCACTCACGGAAGAACAAAAAGTGCTTCTGGATAATTGGTCCGCCCTAAACGCGAGGCAGCAGGAAATGATTTTGAATTTGTTGAAGGGCTTGTAG